The following are from one region of the Endozoicomonas sp. 4G genome:
- a CDS encoding TIGR01777 family oxidoreductase: protein MQILITGGTGFIGRRLVARLLSKGHRLTVLSRRDAEDVHRLLSNEVKSVKSLSAVNPAVAFDAIINLAGEGVMDERWTSFRKSQLLNSRITLTSELVDLIERMENRPRCLISGSAIGFYGGRDDAVRLDESSGAGNDFAADLCLRWEQAARRAEGLGARVCTVRTGVVLHPEGGALHKMMLPFRLGAGGPLGSGKQMMSWIHMEDMVNTLIFLLENDSAKGVFNATAPEAVSNKDFAVALAGVLNRPALLKMPAMVLKCLLGESSEMVLKGQNVYPERLLAEGYQFTHPQLQPALTQLINAV from the coding sequence ATGCAGATACTGATTACCGGGGGAACAGGGTTCATTGGTCGACGGCTGGTGGCGAGGCTTTTGTCAAAAGGGCATCGACTGACTGTTTTGAGCAGGCGGGATGCTGAGGATGTACACCGTCTGCTGAGTAATGAAGTTAAGTCTGTAAAGTCACTATCGGCAGTCAATCCTGCCGTGGCTTTCGATGCCATTATCAACCTGGCGGGTGAGGGGGTGATGGATGAACGCTGGACATCCTTCAGAAAAAGCCAGCTGCTCAATAGCCGGATTACCCTGACTTCAGAACTGGTTGACCTGATTGAGCGCATGGAAAACCGCCCCCGCTGTCTGATCAGTGGCTCGGCCATCGGGTTTTATGGCGGCAGGGATGATGCTGTCCGTCTGGACGAGTCTTCCGGGGCAGGGAATGATTTTGCTGCCGACCTTTGTCTACGCTGGGAGCAGGCCGCCAGACGTGCAGAGGGTTTGGGAGCGCGGGTTTGTACGGTCAGAACCGGTGTCGTCTTGCACCCTGAAGGAGGTGCATTGCATAAAATGATGCTTCCTTTCCGTTTGGGGGCTGGTGGACCGCTGGGTTCTGGTAAACAGATGATGTCGTGGATTCACATGGAAGATATGGTGAATACGCTGATCTTCTTATTGGAAAATGACTCTGCCAAAGGTGTTTTTAATGCAACCGCTCCCGAAGCTGTCAGCAATAAGGATTTTGCGGTAGCACTGGCTGGTGTTCTTAACCGTCCCGCCCTCCTGAAAATGCCAGCTATGGTGCTGAAGTGTCTGTTGGGAGAGTCTTCTGAAATGGTATTGAAAGGCCAGAATGTTTACCCCGAACGGCTGTTGGCTGAAGGCTATCAATTCACCCATCCACAATTGCAACCGGCACTGACTCAGTTGATCAATGCCGTCTAA
- a CDS encoding LacI family DNA-binding transcriptional regulator — translation MATIKDVAERAKVSRATVSRVLNNTGQVTEATRLRVKSAMDELKYRPNPVAQSLASNTTNTIGLMISSFRGGFFGDLMAEVQQVVDAAGKVMIVTQGKYHAESERAAIDHLINMRVDGLLLHARYLSDDELIAIAQTAPPFVLLDRYVDALADRCITFDHVKASDRAVEVLLKNGHTRIACLAGKLTKPKAKERFQGYANALSRHNITLDEDLVTEGNYTRKAGYEGVRQLLSTGKPFTAVYACSEEMAAGCMDAFRENNIRVPEDVSLISYDSVDLCTFLTPHVTALHFPMPEMASVAGTLLMSQLREEGFSRPESTHFDGELRLRQSVRKLN, via the coding sequence ATGGCCACCATAAAAGACGTCGCAGAGCGAGCAAAAGTATCCCGGGCGACGGTATCCAGAGTACTGAACAACACCGGGCAGGTAACGGAAGCCACTCGTCTGCGAGTGAAGTCCGCCATGGACGAGCTGAAGTATCGCCCAAACCCGGTCGCCCAGTCTCTGGCCAGCAACACCACCAATACCATCGGCTTGATGATCTCATCTTTCCGGGGTGGTTTTTTTGGTGACCTGATGGCCGAAGTCCAGCAGGTTGTAGACGCTGCCGGTAAAGTGATGATCGTCACCCAGGGTAAGTACCATGCTGAAAGTGAGCGCGCCGCCATTGATCACCTGATCAATATGCGAGTCGACGGCCTGTTATTGCACGCTCGCTACCTGAGTGATGATGAACTGATTGCCATTGCACAAACGGCTCCCCCCTTTGTACTTCTGGATCGTTATGTCGACGCCCTGGCCGACCGCTGCATCACCTTTGATCACGTCAAAGCCAGCGACAGAGCCGTAGAAGTGCTTCTCAAAAATGGCCACACCCGCATTGCCTGTCTGGCTGGCAAGCTCACTAAACCCAAAGCCAAAGAACGTTTTCAGGGCTACGCCAATGCCCTGAGCCGACACAATATTACGCTGGATGAAGATCTGGTCACCGAAGGCAACTATACGAGAAAAGCCGGATACGAAGGTGTCAGACAGCTGCTCTCGACCGGTAAACCGTTTACCGCCGTATACGCCTGCAGCGAAGAGATGGCGGCAGGTTGTATGGACGCCTTTCGTGAAAACAACATCCGTGTGCCCGAAGACGTTTCCCTGATCAGTTATGACAGTGTGGATCTGTGTACATTTCTCACGCCTCATGTCACAGCCCTGCATTTCCCAATGCCTGAGATGGCCAGCGTCGCCGGAACACTGTTAATGAGCCAACTCAGGGAGGAGGGTTTCAGCAGGCCGGAAAGCACTCATTTTGATGGGGAGCTGCGCCTGAGACAGTCGGTAAGGAAGCTCAATTAG
- a CDS encoding ABC transporter permease, which yields MSEWKYNLVAFNTIFSKEIRRFMRIWPQTLLPPAITMSLYFVIFGAVIGSRVGEMGGFDYMTFVVPGLVMMAVITNSFSNVASSFFSNKFQKSVEELLVSPVPNWVILAGYTMGGVVRGLYVGILVMLLGAFFVELQVHHIFITLLAVFLTATLFALGGFINAVFARKFDDVAIIPTFVLTPLTYLGGVFYSVDVLPEPFRSISLLNPILYQVNAFRYGILGQDSGISIGWAFVVMVLAIVIMAAWALHLLRVGKGLRN from the coding sequence GTGAGTGAATGGAAGTATAATCTGGTTGCGTTTAATACCATCTTCAGTAAAGAAATTCGTCGTTTCATGCGCATCTGGCCGCAGACTCTGTTGCCACCGGCGATCACCATGTCCCTGTATTTCGTTATTTTTGGTGCTGTGATTGGCTCCCGGGTGGGCGAAATGGGCGGCTTTGACTATATGACCTTTGTCGTACCCGGTCTGGTTATGATGGCGGTGATCACCAATAGCTTCAGTAATGTCGCCTCCAGCTTTTTCAGCAACAAGTTTCAGAAAAGTGTTGAAGAGTTGCTGGTATCACCCGTACCAAACTGGGTCATTCTGGCCGGGTACACCATGGGTGGTGTGGTCAGGGGGCTCTATGTCGGTATTCTGGTGATGCTGCTGGGCGCTTTCTTCGTGGAGCTTCAGGTTCATCATATTTTTATTACCCTGCTGGCCGTTTTTCTGACGGCAACGCTGTTTGCCCTGGGTGGTTTTATCAATGCTGTGTTTGCCAGAAAGTTTGACGATGTGGCCATCATCCCGACCTTTGTGTTGACGCCACTCACTTATCTGGGCGGTGTCTTCTATTCAGTAGACGTACTTCCTGAGCCATTCCGATCCATCTCTCTGTTGAACCCTATCCTCTATCAGGTGAATGCTTTCCGTTATGGCATCCTGGGTCAGGACAGTGGTATCAGTATTGGCTGGGCTTTTGTTGTGATGGTTCTGGCTATTGTCATCATGGCGGCATGGGCGCTTCATCTTCTGCGAGTAGGTAAAGGCCTGCGAAACTGA
- a CDS encoding ABC transporter ATP-binding protein, with the protein MPQALKIQNLRKQYDNGFEALKGIELSVEEGDFYALLGPNGAGKSTSIGIISSLVRKSSGKVSVFGHDIDTDLVKAKRMLGVVPQEFNFNQFEKVEDIIVTQAGYYGIPAKEARKRAEHYLRQLGLWDKRHSVSRMLSGGMKRRLMIVRALIHQPKLLILDEPTAGVDIELRRSLWDFLREINEQGTTIILTTHYLEEAEQLCRHVGIIDSGEIVENTSTKALLSKLQQESFVLDLNEPIADLPTFAGYNVKKLDNHSIEVEVGKHQGVNDLFRQLSEYRIEVASMRNKSNRLEELFVNLTSDSRGVEASGQTKDSAVEKGRSAQ; encoded by the coding sequence ATGCCTCAGGCACTGAAAATACAGAATTTACGAAAACAATACGACAATGGTTTTGAAGCCCTGAAAGGGATTGAACTCTCTGTTGAAGAAGGTGATTTTTACGCTCTGCTGGGTCCTAACGGTGCTGGCAAGTCAACCTCTATCGGTATCATTTCATCACTGGTTCGCAAAAGCTCAGGCAAGGTTTCAGTATTCGGGCACGATATTGATACCGATCTTGTCAAGGCCAAGCGGATGCTGGGAGTGGTTCCCCAGGAATTCAACTTTAACCAGTTTGAAAAAGTTGAAGATATCATCGTAACCCAGGCTGGTTATTACGGCATACCTGCCAAAGAGGCTCGTAAGCGTGCTGAGCATTATCTCAGGCAGCTGGGCCTGTGGGATAAACGACACAGTGTCTCAAGAATGTTGTCCGGCGGTATGAAACGCCGTTTGATGATTGTCAGGGCTCTGATTCATCAGCCAAAGCTACTGATTCTTGATGAGCCTACTGCCGGTGTTGATATTGAACTGCGTCGCTCGCTCTGGGACTTTCTCAGAGAGATTAATGAGCAGGGCACCACGATTATCCTGACCACGCACTATCTGGAAGAAGCGGAGCAGCTCTGCCGTCATGTCGGCATCATTGATAGTGGTGAGATTGTCGAGAATACCAGCACCAAGGCACTGCTGAGCAAGCTTCAGCAAGAGAGCTTTGTACTGGATCTGAACGAGCCGATTGCAGACCTGCCAACCTTTGCGGGTTATAACGTCAAGAAGTTGGATAACCACAGTATCGAAGTTGAGGTTGGCAAGCATCAGGGGGTTAATGACCTGTTCCGGCAACTGAGTGAATATCGTATTGAAGTGGCCAGCATGAGAAACAAGTCCAACCGGCTGGAAGAGTTGTTTGTTAATCTGACTTCTGATAGCAGGGGCGTCGAGGCTTCGGGACAAACTAAAGACAGTGCAGTTGAAAAGGGGAGAAGCGCACAGTGA
- a CDS encoding copper homeostasis protein CutC, with product MPIPVEICVNSLNPDYVYRSVAAAYEGGAARIELCGDMSVGGITPTMTALEAAREAFRDRRGLLCMIRPRGGYFSYGNEEVLLMEQQICDAARAGADGVVIGTLALPGNTINRDVLGQLVDTAKTRNLSVTFHRALDATPNMFESLDVLIQYGVDRILSSGTTWGSADGASEGVRMLAQLMLKAENKLELVVGGGVSPENIGKILQQLPVENHATSIHAYSSVLETGEVSVERVRSLCSAVESFH from the coding sequence TTGCCAATCCCTGTTGAGATCTGTGTTAACAGTCTGAACCCAGACTATGTTTATCGTTCTGTTGCAGCCGCCTATGAAGGGGGAGCAGCGCGGATAGAGTTGTGCGGTGATATGTCCGTGGGAGGCATCACTCCGACGATGACAGCACTGGAGGCTGCCCGTGAGGCTTTCCGGGATCGTCGTGGTTTATTGTGCATGATTCGCCCACGGGGTGGTTATTTTTCATACGGCAATGAAGAGGTTCTGCTCATGGAGCAGCAAATCTGTGATGCGGCCAGGGCGGGCGCTGACGGTGTCGTTATTGGTACTCTTGCCCTTCCCGGCAATACCATTAATCGTGATGTCCTGGGTCAATTGGTGGATACCGCCAAGACCCGCAATCTGTCTGTGACCTTTCATCGTGCGCTGGATGCGACGCCCAATATGTTTGAAAGTCTCGATGTGCTGATTCAATACGGCGTCGATCGTATCCTCAGCAGTGGTACCACCTGGGGTTCTGCCGATGGAGCCTCCGAAGGCGTCAGGATGCTTGCGCAGCTGATGTTGAAAGCTGAAAACAAACTGGAGCTGGTGGTCGGTGGCGGGGTTAGTCCGGAGAATATCGGCAAGATCCTCCAGCAGCTGCCTGTAGAAAATCATGCAACCAGCATTCATGCTTACAGCAGCGTTCTTGAAACAGGAGAGGTATCGGTAGAGAGAGTCCGTTCCCTCTGTTCAGCGGTAGAATCTTTTCATTAG
- a CDS encoding 6-phospho-beta-glucosidase → MKKLKLAVIGGGSSYTPELIEGVIKRVDRLPVTQIDLMDIDAGREKLETVTSLAQRMVAKAGLDITVKATLDRREAIKDANFIMTQLRVGGLAARARDERIPLKYNVLGQETTGPGGFAKALRTIPVLLDICRDIEELAPEAWLINFTNPAGMVTEAISKYTRVKALGLCNVPIHMHHDVAKAFNVDFDRIKTTFAGLNHLVWMSDIRLDGKVITGDMIEKLCDGAHMNMNNIHESPWDPDFLRGLGVIPCPYHRYFYMQDEMLAEELEAAKSEGTRAEQVMKTEEELFELYRDPDLDIKPPQLEKRGGAYYSDVSLNLVDSLYNDTGMINVVNTVNNGAISNMPDDCVVEISSVIDSGGAHPIAMGELAENQIGLARAVKSYESLAVEAAVHGDYRKALQALTANPLIPSARIAKSILDDILEQNADYLPQFDLKK, encoded by the coding sequence ATGAAAAAGCTAAAACTCGCCGTCATTGGTGGTGGTAGTAGTTATACTCCGGAACTGATTGAAGGGGTAATCAAAAGAGTCGACCGCCTGCCTGTAACTCAGATCGACCTTATGGATATTGACGCTGGTCGCGAGAAACTGGAGACCGTTACCAGTCTGGCCCAGCGCATGGTAGCCAAAGCAGGCCTTGATATCACCGTCAAAGCCACACTGGATCGTCGTGAAGCGATCAAAGATGCTAACTTTATCATGACTCAGCTGCGTGTCGGTGGACTGGCAGCCCGTGCCCGTGATGAGCGCATTCCCCTCAAGTACAATGTTCTAGGTCAGGAAACCACCGGGCCCGGCGGTTTTGCTAAAGCACTCAGAACCATTCCTGTACTGCTCGACATCTGTCGTGATATTGAAGAGCTAGCTCCAGAAGCCTGGCTGATTAACTTCACTAATCCTGCCGGCATGGTGACCGAGGCCATCAGCAAATACACCAGAGTCAAAGCTCTGGGTCTGTGTAATGTGCCCATTCACATGCACCATGATGTTGCCAAAGCGTTCAATGTCGATTTTGATCGTATCAAGACCACGTTTGCCGGTCTCAATCACCTGGTTTGGATGAGTGATATCCGCCTTGATGGCAAAGTTATTACCGGTGATATGATTGAAAAACTGTGCGACGGCGCTCACATGAATATGAACAATATCCACGAGTCGCCCTGGGATCCCGACTTCCTCCGCGGGCTGGGCGTAATCCCCTGCCCTTACCACCGTTACTTCTACATGCAGGATGAAATGCTGGCAGAAGAGCTGGAAGCGGCCAAGTCTGAAGGCACCCGCGCCGAACAGGTCATGAAGACGGAAGAAGAACTCTTCGAGCTTTACCGTGATCCTGACTTGGACATCAAACCACCTCAACTGGAAAAACGCGGTGGCGCCTACTACTCAGACGTATCCCTGAATCTGGTTGACTCCCTGTACAACGACACTGGCATGATCAATGTGGTCAACACCGTGAACAACGGTGCTATCAGCAATATGCCTGACGACTGTGTTGTTGAGATCAGCTCTGTGATTGACAGCGGCGGTGCCCATCCAATAGCCATGGGCGAACTGGCTGAAAACCAGATTGGTCTTGCTCGCGCAGTGAAGTCCTATGAATCTCTGGCGGTTGAGGCCGCTGTTCATGGCGACTACCGCAAAGCACTGCAAGCGTTGACGGCTAACCCGCTAATCCCCAGCGCCAGAATTGCCAAGTCTATTCTGGACGACATTCTGGAACAGAATGCTGACTACCTGCCACAGTTTGACCTGAAAAAATAA
- the chbG gene encoding chitin disaccharide deacetylase, producing the protein MKLIANADDFGLCDGVNYGIIDAYQKGIVRSTTMMVGMPGEAHAVELARANPGLKIGVHLRLTAGQSLCDNLKTLTDETGRFHSQTDFYGNENICPEEVEREFRAQIGRFLSQGLKPTHLDGHHHCYGHPGAYPVVKKIAAELGIPFRTVDSREISKVGKFKYRFSDAFYGDVSEAMLLEIVDQEIAERGQNCILELMCHPAFIDPALNRMSSYCIERVRETEILNSESLKQALTERGVELTAYDFVTQQSLGA; encoded by the coding sequence ATGAAACTGATTGCCAACGCCGACGACTTCGGCCTGTGCGACGGGGTCAACTATGGCATCATCGATGCCTATCAAAAAGGTATCGTTCGCTCTACCACCATGATGGTAGGGATGCCGGGAGAAGCCCATGCCGTTGAACTGGCCAGGGCGAACCCAGGTCTGAAAATTGGTGTTCATCTTCGTCTCACAGCCGGTCAATCCCTGTGTGATAACCTGAAAACACTGACCGATGAAACTGGCCGGTTTCACTCCCAGACTGATTTTTATGGCAATGAAAATATCTGCCCTGAAGAAGTGGAAAGAGAGTTCCGTGCCCAGATCGGTCGCTTCCTCTCCCAGGGTTTAAAACCAACTCACCTCGACGGCCATCACCATTGTTACGGCCACCCAGGGGCCTATCCTGTGGTAAAAAAAATCGCCGCAGAACTCGGCATCCCGTTTCGAACGGTGGACTCCAGAGAAATTTCCAAGGTGGGTAAGTTCAAATACCGTTTCAGCGATGCGTTTTACGGTGATGTCAGTGAAGCAATGCTGCTTGAGATCGTCGACCAAGAAATCGCCGAACGAGGCCAGAACTGCATTCTGGAACTTATGTGTCATCCAGCCTTCATCGACCCTGCCCTGAACCGGATGAGTTCATACTGCATTGAGCGTGTCAGGGAAACAGAAATTCTTAACTCTGAATCACTAAAACAAGCGCTGACCGAGCGTGGCGTCGAACTGACTGCTTACGATTTCGTTACTCAACAGTCCCTGGGAGCCTGA
- a CDS encoding PTS lactose/cellobiose transporter subunit IIA yields the protein MDLESAVMEIIINSGQARSCAYEALSKAKAGDYEGAEEMMAHAQEAAKGAHRVQTQLIEQDQGEGKDPMTLIMVHAQDHLMTSMLAQEMVQELITLHKKVDQK from the coding sequence ATGGATCTAGAGTCCGCCGTAATGGAGATCATCATCAACTCTGGCCAGGCCCGCAGCTGTGCTTACGAAGCCTTGTCCAAAGCAAAAGCCGGGGACTATGAAGGAGCCGAAGAGATGATGGCTCACGCCCAGGAAGCCGCAAAAGGCGCTCACAGGGTCCAGACACAACTGATCGAACAAGATCAGGGCGAAGGCAAAGACCCAATGACCCTGATAATGGTTCATGCCCAGGATCACTTGATGACTTCCATGCTGGCCCAGGAAATGGTTCAGGAGTTGATTACGCTTCACAAAAAAGTTGATCAAAAGTAA
- the ptsG gene encoding PTS glucose transporter subunit IIBC — MVKSAFGTLQQIGRALMLPVAVLPVAGILLGVGSAGFSIIPEIVSSIMAQAGGMVFGNLPLIFAIGTAIGLTDNDGVSSLAATVGYVVMLGTMGVMATELGVEPSSILGVNTIDTGVFGGIIVGILASWMFNRFYKIKLPDYLGFFAGKRFVPIVTAIGSIFLGILLSFIWPPIQEAIDTFSQWSVTENPVMAGFVYGVVERALIPFGLHHIWNVPFHMEMGEFIGPSGQVYTGDIARFFAGDPTAGFLAGGYLFKMFGLPAAAIAMWHCARPENKHKVAGLMLSAALTSVLTGITEPIEFSFLFVAPILYVIHALLAGLAYAITNYLDIKMAMSFSNGLIDYLLYYGIATKPAWIIGLGLMYAVLYYGIFRVMITLLDLKTPGRETETELAAKVVVSSNLARNLILAFGGKGNIKNLDACITRLRVTVNNPDHVDQEAIKQLGATAVVVVGQNMQAIFGTQSDNIRTEMEEAIKAM, encoded by the coding sequence ATGGTTAAATCTGCATTCGGCACACTTCAGCAGATAGGTCGGGCACTGATGTTGCCCGTGGCGGTTTTACCCGTTGCCGGTATATTGCTGGGCGTAGGCAGTGCCGGCTTCAGTATTATTCCGGAAATCGTCTCCAGCATCATGGCCCAGGCTGGCGGAATGGTGTTTGGAAACCTGCCTCTTATCTTCGCCATTGGTACGGCCATTGGCCTCACGGATAACGACGGTGTTTCCTCATTAGCAGCCACCGTCGGCTACGTGGTCATGCTGGGCACCATGGGCGTCATGGCCACAGAGCTGGGGGTTGAACCCAGTTCCATTCTGGGCGTAAACACCATTGATACGGGTGTTTTTGGTGGGATTATTGTGGGCATTCTGGCGTCATGGATGTTCAATCGCTTCTACAAGATCAAACTTCCGGATTATCTGGGCTTCTTTGCAGGCAAGCGTTTTGTTCCCATCGTCACAGCCATCGGGTCGATCTTTCTCGGTATTCTCCTCAGCTTTATCTGGCCACCCATACAAGAGGCTATTGACACCTTCTCACAATGGTCAGTGACAGAAAACCCGGTCATGGCAGGCTTTGTCTATGGAGTGGTTGAGCGTGCCCTGATTCCGTTTGGCCTGCATCATATCTGGAATGTCCCCTTTCATATGGAGATGGGTGAGTTTATTGGTCCCTCAGGTCAGGTTTATACAGGCGACATCGCACGCTTCTTTGCTGGCGATCCCACCGCTGGATTTCTGGCTGGCGGCTACCTTTTCAAAATGTTTGGCTTGCCTGCTGCCGCCATTGCCATGTGGCATTGCGCCAGGCCCGAAAATAAACACAAAGTGGCTGGCCTTATGCTTTCCGCCGCTCTCACTTCGGTGCTCACAGGCATCACAGAACCTATAGAATTCTCATTCCTGTTTGTCGCTCCGATACTCTATGTCATTCACGCCCTGCTGGCTGGACTGGCCTACGCCATCACCAATTACCTTGATATCAAGATGGCCATGTCATTTTCCAACGGCCTGATCGACTACCTCCTTTATTACGGCATTGCTACCAAACCGGCCTGGATTATTGGTCTGGGGCTCATGTATGCCGTTCTCTATTATGGAATCTTCAGGGTCATGATCACGCTGCTGGACCTGAAAACCCCCGGCCGTGAAACTGAAACGGAACTGGCGGCCAAAGTCGTGGTATCCAGCAACCTTGCCAGAAACCTTATCCTTGCTTTTGGAGGTAAAGGAAATATCAAGAATCTGGATGCCTGCATCACTCGTTTAAGAGTCACCGTTAACAACCCCGATCACGTTGACCAGGAAGCCATTAAACAACTGGGGGCCACTGCAGTGGTAGTGGTGGGTCAGAATATGCAGGCCATTTTTGGCACTCAGTCCGACAATATTCGGACTGAGATGGAAGAAGCCATAAAAGCTATGTGA